In Nocardioides conyzicola, one genomic interval encodes:
- a CDS encoding DUF5999 family protein: MENRLRIIDDRRILDVSIHHWRPTMCTHSPTCPDTDSADCCTAQVIADHHGDQGWCRLCNGVILFDDGHYLTPDGHDETIALSA, from the coding sequence GTGGAGAACCGGCTGCGGATCATCGACGACCGGCGCATCCTGGACGTGAGCATCCACCACTGGAGACCGACGATGTGCACCCATTCACCGACCTGCCCGGACACCGACTCCGCCGACTGCTGCACCGCCCAGGTGATCGCCGACCACCACGGCGACCAGGGCTGGTGCCGGTTGTGCAACGGCGTCATCCTCTTCGACGACGGGCACTACCTGACGCCGGACGGGCACGACGAGACCATCGCGCTGTCCGCCTGA
- a CDS encoding prephenate dehydrogenase, which produces MADRQRVAVLGLGLIGGSIALRLAAAGLDVEGYDPDPTTRSLAAEARLEVHDELGEWLAGADVVVLAVPLDVMEPSLGTIAAYARPDALVWDVGSVKEPVHELAAGAGLADRFVGCHPMAGSELSGFGATGADLLVGVTWAVTAVEATPAAAVRDVIGFLSTHFDAHVAVLRPTVHDRVVASVSHLPHVLANELLTDLGASDHPWTAAAMAAGSFRDGTRVGGHNSARTANMVADNRRAVAASLAAAIERLTELQSLLDAADKPDLEAWFAASENVRDTYLVDAPQTSTLPVDATNEVLVEHGEDGWLVVGTDADGYRLQRGALNRVF; this is translated from the coding sequence ATGGCTGACCGGCAGCGGGTCGCCGTGCTGGGGCTCGGCCTCATCGGCGGCTCGATCGCGCTCCGCCTGGCCGCTGCGGGCCTCGACGTCGAGGGGTACGACCCCGACCCGACGACCCGGAGCCTCGCCGCCGAGGCCCGTCTCGAGGTCCACGACGAGCTCGGTGAGTGGCTCGCCGGCGCCGACGTCGTGGTGCTCGCCGTGCCGCTCGACGTGATGGAGCCGTCGCTGGGCACGATCGCGGCGTACGCGCGCCCCGATGCCCTCGTGTGGGACGTCGGGAGCGTGAAGGAGCCCGTGCACGAGCTGGCCGCCGGAGCCGGTCTGGCCGATCGCTTCGTCGGGTGCCACCCGATGGCCGGGTCCGAGCTCAGCGGCTTCGGCGCGACCGGCGCCGACCTGCTCGTCGGCGTGACCTGGGCGGTCACCGCGGTCGAGGCCACGCCGGCTGCGGCCGTCCGCGACGTGATCGGCTTCCTGTCGACGCACTTCGACGCCCATGTCGCCGTGCTGCGGCCGACGGTGCACGACCGGGTCGTGGCGAGCGTCAGCCACCTGCCGCATGTGCTCGCCAACGAGCTCCTGACCGACCTCGGCGCCAGCGACCACCCCTGGACGGCGGCCGCCATGGCCGCCGGGTCGTTCCGTGACGGCACCCGCGTCGGCGGGCACAACTCCGCCCGGACGGCCAACATGGTCGCCGACAACCGCCGCGCGGTCGCCGCGTCGCTGGCCGCCGCCATCGAGCGCCTCACCGAGCTCCAGTCGCTGCTCGACGCGGCCGACAAGCCGGACCTGGAGGCGTGGTTCGCCGCCTCGGAGAACGTGCGCGACACCTACCTGGTCGACGCCCCGCAGACCAGCACGCTGCCGGTCGACGCCACCAACGAGGTCCTCGTCGAGCACGGCGAGGACGGCTGGCTGGTCGTGGGCACGGACGCGGACGGCTACCGGCTCCAGCGCGGAGCGCTCAACCGCGTCTTCTGA
- a CDS encoding prephenate dehydratase, with product MTARVGYLGPIGTFTHGAALDLCPDAELIALSTQAVAIDALGAGEIDAAVVPVDNSVHGLVLPTWDALLGSVDATIVADTTVPVTFDAFVKPDSSTPRVIVSHPHALAQCSAFVQAQGLATRAASSTAEACRTLADGEMAIAAPLCGDLYGLEVVDRGVEDVVGAATQFGKVVSPGQRVDPVQSATDASVLLLAVVPQHNEAGALLSVLSPIREAGLNLVNILARPIAHSDREFLFLLFVEGMDEAAAHSGLLGAIRGTGATVANLGRLSGHVRHVTPATRSLPRRMTVDG from the coding sequence GTGACCGCCAGGGTCGGCTACCTCGGGCCGATCGGCACCTTCACGCACGGTGCCGCCCTCGACCTGTGCCCCGACGCGGAGCTGATCGCGCTGTCGACCCAGGCGGTCGCGATCGACGCGCTCGGCGCCGGCGAGATCGACGCGGCCGTCGTACCCGTCGACAACTCGGTGCACGGCCTCGTGCTGCCCACCTGGGACGCGTTGCTGGGATCGGTCGACGCCACCATCGTCGCCGACACCACCGTCCCCGTGACGTTCGATGCCTTCGTGAAGCCGGACTCGTCGACCCCGCGGGTCATCGTGAGCCACCCCCATGCGCTGGCGCAGTGCTCGGCGTTCGTGCAGGCGCAGGGTCTCGCGACCCGCGCGGCCTCGTCGACCGCCGAGGCCTGCCGGACGCTCGCCGACGGGGAGATGGCCATCGCCGCCCCGCTGTGCGGCGACCTCTACGGTCTCGAGGTCGTGGACCGCGGCGTCGAGGACGTCGTCGGCGCCGCGACCCAGTTCGGCAAGGTCGTGTCGCCCGGACAGCGGGTCGACCCGGTGCAGTCGGCGACCGACGCGTCGGTGCTGCTGCTGGCGGTCGTGCCGCAGCACAACGAGGCCGGTGCCCTGCTGTCCGTCCTCTCGCCGATCCGGGAGGCCGGGCTCAACCTGGTCAACATCCTGGCCCGGCCGATCGCCCACAGCGACCGAGAGTTCCTCTTCCTGCTCTTCGTCGAGGGGATGGACGAGGCGGCCGCGCACTCCGGGCTCCTCGGCGCGATCCGCGGGACCGGCGCGACCGTCGCCAACCTGGGCCGCCTGTCGGGGCACGTCCGCCACGTCACTCCCGCAACCCGATCGCTGCCGCGACGGATGACGGTCGATGGCTGA